The Leptospira andrefontaineae genomic sequence AAACTTTTCCAAAAGTACTTTCAAAATTTAAGAAAAGAAGTTTTTCAATACTCTTTATCCAAATGAATTTTTTTCCAAAATTCGAGATCAAAAAACTAGGCGCTCTGATTTTTTTAGCCGGCCTAGTTCTTTTTGGACCTTCTCTTCAAACCCAATCTTCCTCCTCGGAACGAAAAGATTCTCCTATCGGACTCGTGGTTTATTGTCCTGTACAATCAGAGAAGGAAACTCCATTTGATTTCGAAAGAACCTTGGGCCTATGGTACAAAAGATATAAACAACAAAAGATCCAAGAAGGAGGAGGGGCTATCCTACTTGTATCCGCTCCCTATTTGCCTAAAACTTCAGACGAAATTGAAAGACTGAAAAAAAGTTTGGGTGCCGAGATCATATTCACTGGTCATCATTCCGTTATTCCTAAAACGGAAACTGTCCAGACTTCTAATAAAAAAATAAAAAAGAAGAAGGTTATAAAACGTAAAAAGAAATCTACCACAGCCGTAGAAACTAAAACGACTCCGGAACAACCTGAAAAATTAACTCCAAAACCGGATGATTCCAAACCAACAGAAACTGATCCTAAACAAGAAGTGAAGTCTCCGGTTTCTAAAAAGAAAATTTCTTCCAAGAAAAAATTAAAGAAGAAGGCACCAAAACTTGCCGCCAAAAAGCAACCAGTGATCCCTCCCGGAATTCTAACAGTGAAAGAAGAAGCTGGAATGAATTTCGTATTCTATTCTCCTTCTATAGAATCATTACAAGAAGATGAAAAAAAACAATCTACATGGATTGGCGACTTCAAGGCACAGTTTTCTAAAACATTCGAATCTCAGATATTCCACTTTTTGCTCGCGCAAGATCCGAGTGAAAAACCAAAAGAAGATATGAATCCGATCGCAGAAGGATTGTCTAATTTCAAAAAAGAACTTTCTGATACTTTACCTTCTATTGTTCTACTATCTTCTCCGCGGGCTTTGCGTTTCTTTAATGGAGAATATAGCTTTGGCTGTGGAGCAACCCCGGGTTCCTTAAAGATCAACGTTTTAGACTTATTTTTTAGGAATGGAAGACTGATCAGGATCAACGAAGAAGTCCAAACCTTAAATTCTCAAGAATCAAACAAGTCTTGGATCTTAGAATAAAACTTTCTTATTCTCTATTGTAAATCTAAACGAATTTACAGATTCTCTTTCTTCCAAAAATTGACTGTATGAGCTTGAATTGCGGGATCGTAGGACTTCCAAACGTAGGAAAATCAACCATATTTAACGCATTGACCAAGGCCGGTGCTGAAATGCAAAACTATCCGTTTTGTACAATCGAACCGAATAAGGGTATCGTAGAAGTTCCGGACGCAAGGCTGGACAGGCTCGTAGAACTTTATAAACCGCAGAAGAAAGTCCCAGCTATCATGGAATTCGTGGATATTGCCGGACTCGTAAAAGGTGCAAGCCAAGGGGAAGGCCTTGGAAATAAATTTCTTTCTCATATCAGAGAAGTGGATGCGATTTGCCATGTGGTCCGTGCATTCGAAGATGAGAATATTACTCATGTTCATGGGAAAATTAATCCAGTCGAAGACGCGCAAGTCGTCACAATGGAGCTTATCTTTGCGGATCTGGAATCCGTAGAAAAACAGCACCAGAAAGTTGCGAAAAATGCAAAGGCTGGAAATAAGGAAGCCCAGGAAACCGTTCAAGTTTTAGAGAAAATCCTAAATGTTCTTAAAGAAGGAAAACCGGCAAGGCTTGCAGATATCAAACCGGAAGAACAAAAACTGGTAAAAACATTCAATCTGATCACGTCCAAACCGGTACTTTACGTTGCAAATATCACAGATAAAGCAGCGATTGCGAAAGAAAACGCACTTGTAGATGCCGTTAAAAAAATGGCAGAGAGCGAAGGAGCGGAAGTTGTCACTCTTTGTGGGAAATTCGAAGAGGAAATTTCCGGCTTAAGTAAAGAAGAACAGTTAGAATTTCTAAGTGAGATCGGAGAGAAAAGTAGTGGTCTCGATAGAATGATCCAAGCTGCTTATAAACTTCTGGGACTTGTTACTTTTTTTACAGCTGGGGAAGTAGAGGCAAGAGCCTGGACCACTGGTGTAGGAAGCACCGGCCCGATTGCTGCGTCAGTAATCCATTCCGATTTTGAAAAAGGTTATGTCCGTGCAGAAGTAATGAAGTTCGAAGACTTGGATAGAACAGGTAGCCCAAACAAAGTAAAAGAAG encodes the following:
- a CDS encoding LIC11612 family fibronectin-binding protein; its protein translation is MNFFPKFEIKKLGALIFLAGLVLFGPSLQTQSSSSERKDSPIGLVVYCPVQSEKETPFDFERTLGLWYKRYKQQKIQEGGGAILLVSAPYLPKTSDEIERLKKSLGAEIIFTGHHSVIPKTETVQTSNKKIKKKKVIKRKKKSTTAVETKTTPEQPEKLTPKPDDSKPTETDPKQEVKSPVSKKKISSKKKLKKKAPKLAAKKQPVIPPGILTVKEEAGMNFVFYSPSIESLQEDEKKQSTWIGDFKAQFSKTFESQIFHFLLAQDPSEKPKEDMNPIAEGLSNFKKELSDTLPSIVLLSSPRALRFFNGEYSFGCGATPGSLKINVLDLFFRNGRLIRINEEVQTLNSQESNKSWILE
- the ychF gene encoding redox-regulated ATPase YchF is translated as MSLNCGIVGLPNVGKSTIFNALTKAGAEMQNYPFCTIEPNKGIVEVPDARLDRLVELYKPQKKVPAIMEFVDIAGLVKGASQGEGLGNKFLSHIREVDAICHVVRAFEDENITHVHGKINPVEDAQVVTMELIFADLESVEKQHQKVAKNAKAGNKEAQETVQVLEKILNVLKEGKPARLADIKPEEQKLVKTFNLITSKPVLYVANITDKAAIAKENALVDAVKKMAESEGAEVVTLCGKFEEEISGLSKEEQLEFLSEIGEKSSGLDRMIQAAYKLLGLVTFFTAGEVEARAWTTGVGSTGPIAASVIHSDFEKGYVRAEVMKFEDLDRTGSPNKVKEEGRLRIEGKEYIVQDGDVIFFRVNA